A genomic region of Clavibacter michiganensis subsp. insidiosus contains the following coding sequences:
- the lysS gene encoding lysine--tRNA ligase gives MTDSPGTPATLETAPAPAVEGPAEDVAEQKAVRLAKRARLNAAGGPGEGAYPVQVPVTTTIPAVRAEFGHLEPGEETDHVVGIAGRVVHFRNTGKLCFATLQAGDGTRIQAMISLAEVGEDALAAWKELVDLGDHVFVAGRVIASRKGELSIMASEWRIASKALLPLPNLHSELSDETRVRSRYLDLIVRDQARKNVLDRAKVNASMRETFRERGYVEVETPMLQVMHGGASARPFVTHSNAFDTEMYLRIAPELYLKRAVVGGIDRVFEINRNFRNEGADSTHSPEFAMLEAYEAYGDYTSIAELTQTLVQDAAMAVAGSHVVTWADGTEYDLGGEWDRISMYGSLSEAAGVEITPATTVDELQAIADREGVVVPLSTHGKLVEELWEHFVKGGLERPTFVLDFPVETSPLTRAHRSIDGVVEKWDLYIRGFELATGYSELVDPVVQRERFVDQARQSARGDDEAMPLDEEFLRALEHGMPPSGGMGMGVDRLLMAITGLGIRETILFPLVK, from the coding sequence ATGACCGACAGCCCCGGAACGCCCGCGACGCTCGAGACCGCCCCCGCTCCCGCCGTGGAGGGACCCGCCGAGGACGTCGCCGAGCAGAAGGCCGTGCGCCTCGCCAAGCGCGCGCGTCTCAACGCCGCGGGCGGCCCGGGCGAGGGCGCGTACCCGGTTCAGGTGCCCGTCACGACCACGATCCCGGCGGTCCGCGCGGAGTTCGGCCACCTCGAGCCCGGCGAGGAGACCGACCACGTGGTCGGCATCGCGGGCCGCGTCGTCCACTTCCGCAACACCGGCAAGCTCTGCTTCGCGACGCTCCAGGCGGGCGACGGCACGCGCATCCAGGCCATGATCTCGCTGGCCGAGGTCGGCGAGGACGCGCTCGCCGCGTGGAAGGAGCTCGTCGACCTGGGCGACCACGTCTTCGTCGCGGGCCGCGTCATCGCGAGCCGCAAGGGCGAGCTGTCGATCATGGCGAGCGAGTGGCGCATCGCCTCGAAGGCCCTGCTGCCCCTGCCGAACCTGCACTCCGAGCTCTCCGACGAGACCCGCGTCCGCAGCCGCTACCTCGACCTGATCGTCCGCGACCAGGCCCGCAAGAACGTCCTCGACCGCGCGAAGGTCAACGCCTCGATGCGCGAGACGTTCCGCGAGCGCGGCTACGTCGAGGTCGAGACGCCCATGCTGCAGGTGATGCACGGGGGTGCGTCCGCCCGCCCGTTCGTCACGCACTCCAACGCCTTCGACACCGAGATGTACCTCCGCATCGCGCCCGAGCTGTACCTCAAGCGCGCGGTCGTCGGCGGCATCGACCGCGTCTTCGAGATCAACCGCAACTTCCGCAACGAGGGCGCGGACTCGACGCACAGCCCCGAGTTCGCGATGCTCGAGGCGTACGAGGCCTACGGCGACTACACCTCCATCGCCGAGCTCACCCAGACGCTCGTGCAGGACGCGGCCATGGCCGTCGCCGGCAGCCACGTCGTCACGTGGGCCGACGGCACCGAGTACGACCTCGGCGGCGAGTGGGACCGCATCTCCATGTACGGCTCGCTGAGCGAGGCCGCCGGCGTCGAGATCACTCCCGCCACGACCGTCGACGAGCTCCAGGCGATCGCCGACCGCGAGGGCGTCGTCGTGCCGCTGAGCACGCACGGCAAGCTCGTCGAGGAGCTCTGGGAGCACTTCGTGAAGGGCGGCCTCGAGCGCCCCACCTTCGTGCTCGACTTCCCCGTGGAGACCTCCCCGCTCACGCGCGCGCACCGCTCGATCGACGGCGTCGTCGAGAAGTGGGACCTCTACATCCGCGGCTTCGAGCTGGCCACCGGCTACTCCGAGCTCGTGGATCCCGTCGTCCAGCGCGAGCGCTTCGTCGACCAGGCGCGCCAGTCGGCGCGTGGCGACGACGAGGCCATGCCGCTCGACGAGGAGTTCCTCCGTGCCCTCGAGCACGGCATGCCGCCCTCGGGCGGCATGGGTATGGGGGTCGACCGGCTCCTCATGGCCATCACCGGTCTCGGCATCCGCGAGACCATCCTGTTCCCCCTAGTGAAGTAG
- a CDS encoding ATP-dependent Clp protease ATP-binding subunit: MFERFTDRARRVVVLAQEEAKMLNHNYIGTEHILLGLIHEGEGVAAKALESLGISLDAVREQVQDIIGQGQQQPTGHIPFTPRAKKVLELSLREALQLGHNYIGTEHILLGLIREGEGVAAQVLVKLGADLNRVRQQVIQLLSGYQGKEAVAVGGEAQQSQQAGSTVLDQFGRNLTQAARDGKLDPVIGREKEIERVMQILSRRSKNNPVLIGEPGVGKTAVVEGLAQAIVKGDVPETLKDKQLYTLDLGSLIAGSRYRGDFEERLKKVTKEIRTRGDIITFIDEIHTLVGAGAAEGAIDAASILKPLLARGELQTIGATTLDEYRKHFEKDAALERRFQPIQVQEPSLPHTINILKGLRDRYEAFHKVSITDGAIVSAANLADRYIADRFLPDKAIDLIDEAGARLRLSILSAPPELREFDERISTVRVAKETAIEDQDFEKAASLRDEEKNLLGERLRLEKQWRSGDVRTTAEVDEGLIAEVLAQATGIPVFKLTEEESSRLVFMEKALHQRVIGQEEAISALSKTIRRTRAGLKDPRRPSGSFIFAGPTGVGKTELAKALAEFLFDDEDALISLDMSEYGEKHTVSRLFGAPPGFVGFEEGGQLTEKVRRKPFSVVLFDEIEKAHPDIFNSLLQILEEGRLTDGQGRVVDFKNTVIIMTTNLGTKDITGAPVGFQVENNAANSYERMKGKVSEELKKNFKPEFLNRVDDTIVFPQLSKPELLQIVDLFVKRLSDRMMDRDLTITLETAAKERLIEVGFDPSLGARPLRRAVQHEIEDRLSERILQGDLNAGDHVHVDYVDGQFTFVTTQREGISVAAGIGTGTGTPDLAITSE; this comes from the coding sequence ATGTTCGAGAGATTCACCGACCGCGCTCGTCGCGTCGTCGTCCTGGCCCAAGAAGAGGCCAAGATGCTCAACCACAACTACATCGGGACCGAGCACATCCTGCTCGGCCTCATCCACGAGGGCGAAGGCGTGGCCGCCAAGGCCCTGGAGTCGCTCGGCATCTCCCTCGATGCCGTCCGCGAACAGGTCCAGGACATCATCGGCCAGGGCCAGCAGCAGCCCACGGGGCACATCCCGTTCACGCCGCGCGCCAAGAAGGTCCTGGAGCTGTCGCTCCGCGAGGCCCTCCAGCTCGGCCACAACTACATCGGCACCGAGCACATCCTCCTCGGCCTGATCCGCGAGGGCGAGGGCGTCGCCGCGCAGGTGCTCGTCAAGCTCGGCGCCGACCTCAACCGCGTGCGCCAGCAGGTCATCCAGCTACTGTCCGGCTACCAGGGCAAGGAGGCGGTCGCCGTCGGCGGCGAGGCGCAGCAGAGCCAGCAGGCGGGCTCCACGGTCCTGGACCAGTTCGGGCGCAACCTCACGCAGGCCGCGCGCGACGGCAAGCTCGACCCCGTCATCGGGCGCGAGAAGGAGATCGAGCGCGTGATGCAGATCCTGTCGCGCCGCTCCAAGAACAACCCCGTCCTCATCGGCGAGCCCGGCGTCGGCAAGACCGCCGTCGTCGAGGGCCTGGCGCAGGCCATCGTCAAGGGCGACGTCCCGGAGACGCTGAAGGACAAGCAGCTCTACACGCTCGACCTCGGCTCGCTCATCGCCGGGTCCCGCTACCGCGGCGACTTCGAGGAGCGCCTCAAGAAGGTCACCAAGGAGATCCGCACCCGCGGCGACATCATCACGTTCATCGACGAGATCCACACGCTCGTCGGCGCGGGTGCCGCTGAGGGCGCGATCGACGCGGCCAGCATCCTCAAGCCGCTCCTCGCGCGCGGCGAGCTGCAGACCATCGGCGCCACCACGCTCGACGAGTACCGCAAGCACTTCGAGAAGGACGCGGCCCTCGAGCGCCGCTTCCAGCCCATCCAGGTGCAGGAGCCCTCGCTGCCCCACACCATCAACATCCTCAAGGGCCTGCGCGACCGGTACGAGGCGTTCCACAAGGTGTCCATCACCGACGGCGCCATCGTGTCCGCGGCGAACCTCGCGGACCGCTACATCGCCGACCGGTTCCTCCCGGACAAGGCCATCGACCTGATCGACGAGGCCGGCGCCCGCCTGCGCCTGTCGATCCTGTCGGCGCCGCCGGAGCTGCGTGAGTTCGACGAGCGCATCTCCACGGTCCGCGTGGCCAAGGAGACCGCCATCGAGGACCAGGACTTCGAGAAGGCCGCGAGCCTGCGCGACGAGGAGAAGAACCTCCTCGGCGAGCGCCTCCGCCTCGAGAAGCAGTGGCGCTCGGGCGACGTCCGCACCACCGCCGAGGTCGACGAGGGCCTGATCGCCGAGGTGCTGGCGCAGGCCACGGGCATCCCGGTGTTCAAGCTCACGGAGGAGGAGTCCTCGCGCCTCGTCTTCATGGAGAAGGCCCTGCACCAGCGGGTCATCGGCCAGGAGGAGGCCATCTCGGCCCTGTCCAAGACCATCCGCCGCACGCGCGCCGGGCTCAAGGACCCGCGTCGTCCCTCGGGATCGTTCATCTTCGCCGGCCCCACGGGCGTCGGCAAGACGGAGCTCGCGAAGGCCCTGGCGGAGTTCCTGTTCGACGACGAGGACGCCCTCATCTCGCTCGACATGAGCGAGTACGGCGAGAAGCACACCGTGAGCCGCCTCTTCGGCGCCCCTCCCGGATTCGTCGGCTTCGAGGAGGGCGGCCAGCTCACCGAGAAGGTGCGCCGCAAGCCGTTCTCCGTGGTGCTCTTCGACGAGATCGAGAAGGCGCACCCGGACATCTTCAACTCGCTGCTCCAGATCCTGGAGGAGGGACGCCTGACGGATGGCCAGGGCCGCGTGGTCGACTTCAAGAACACGGTCATCATCATGACCACCAACCTCGGCACCAAGGACATCACGGGTGCCCCGGTCGGGTTCCAGGTCGAGAACAACGCCGCGAACTCCTACGAGCGCATGAAGGGCAAGGTCAGCGAGGAGCTGAAGAAGAACTTCAAGCCCGAGTTCCTCAACCGCGTGGACGACACCATCGTCTTCCCGCAGCTGTCGAAGCCCGAGCTGCTCCAGATCGTCGACCTGTTCGTGAAGCGCCTGTCGGACCGCATGATGGACCGCGACCTCACGATCACGCTCGAGACCGCCGCGAAGGAGCGCCTCATCGAGGTCGGCTTCGACCCGTCGCTCGGCGCCCGGCCCCTCCGCCGCGCGGTGCAGCACGAGATCGAGGACCGTCTGTCGGAGCGCATCCTGCAGGGCGACCTAAACGCGGGCGACCACGTGCACGTGGACTACGTGGACGGCCAGTTCACGTTCGTCACCACCCAGCGCGAGGGCATCTCGGTCGCGGCCGGCATCGGCACCGGGACCGGCACGCCGGACCTCGCCATCACCAGCGAGTAG
- a CDS encoding NAD-dependent epimerase/dehydratase family protein, with protein sequence MRIAVTGGSGKLGRHVVADLRAHGHEVTNIDQVGERGSGYVRVDTTDYGQVVDALFGVQDLHEGFDAIVHLAAIPAPAILSDVATFHNNMLTSFNVFQAARRAGIKKVVYASSETVLGLPFDVPPPYIPVDEEYPAQPNSTYSLVKHLEEQMAIELCRWDPELQVTALRFSNVMDVDDYDEFPGFDDDALARKWNLWGYIDGRDGAQAVRKALEHDAPGFDRFIVANGDTVMSRSSAELVAEVFPGVEVTKELGEHETLLSIDKARRILGYEPEHTWRDHAPATTGDDPVAGHPS encoded by the coding sequence ATGAGAATCGCCGTCACCGGAGGCTCGGGGAAGCTCGGCCGCCACGTCGTCGCCGACCTGCGCGCCCACGGACACGAAGTCACCAACATCGACCAGGTGGGGGAGCGCGGGTCCGGCTACGTCCGCGTCGACACCACCGACTACGGGCAGGTCGTCGACGCCCTGTTCGGCGTCCAGGACCTGCATGAGGGATTCGACGCGATCGTGCACCTCGCCGCGATCCCGGCCCCCGCGATCCTCAGCGACGTGGCCACGTTCCACAACAACATGCTCACGAGCTTCAACGTCTTCCAGGCCGCGCGCCGGGCGGGCATCAAGAAGGTGGTCTACGCGTCCAGCGAGACCGTGCTCGGCCTGCCGTTCGACGTGCCGCCGCCGTACATCCCCGTCGACGAGGAGTACCCGGCGCAGCCGAACAGCACCTACTCGCTCGTGAAGCACCTCGAGGAGCAGATGGCGATCGAGCTGTGCCGCTGGGATCCCGAGCTGCAGGTCACCGCGCTCCGCTTCTCCAACGTCATGGACGTGGACGACTACGACGAGTTCCCGGGCTTCGACGACGACGCGCTCGCGCGCAAGTGGAACCTGTGGGGCTACATCGACGGGCGCGACGGCGCGCAGGCGGTGCGCAAGGCGCTCGAGCACGACGCTCCGGGCTTCGACCGCTTCATCGTCGCGAACGGCGACACCGTGATGAGCCGCTCGTCGGCCGAGCTCGTCGCGGAGGTCTTCCCCGGCGTCGAGGTCACGAAGGAGCTGGGCGAGCACGAGACGCTGCTGTCCATCGACAAGGCGCGCCGGATCCTCGGCTACGAGCCCGAGCACACCTGGCGCGACCACGCGCCCGCCACCACGGGCGACGACCCGGTGGCGGGGCACCCGTCGTGA
- a CDS encoding aldo/keto reductase: MRYVRLGSTGTEVSAIALGCMSYGEPTRGNHAWTLTEEDSIPLIRRAVELGITFFDTANVYSDGSSEEITGRALNAMTTREEVVIATKVHGAMGEGPNSRGLSRKHIMWQIDESLRRLGTDYVDLYQIHRFDPATPLEETLEALHDLVKAGKVRYLGASSMDAWRFSKALHLQRANGWAPFVTMQDHYNLVNREEEREMLPLCADAGVGSLPWSPLARGRLTRDWDASTARSATDEFGKTLYAAQEDSDRRVAAAVAEVAEARGVPRAQVALAWVSRNPVVTAPIVGGTKASHIEDAVASLDLELTDDEVSRLEEHYVPHAVVGY; encoded by the coding sequence GTGAGGTACGTGCGCCTGGGCAGCACGGGCACCGAGGTCTCGGCCATCGCGCTGGGCTGCATGAGCTACGGCGAGCCGACGCGCGGCAACCACGCGTGGACGCTCACCGAGGAGGACTCCATCCCGCTCATCCGCCGCGCGGTGGAGCTCGGGATCACGTTCTTCGACACCGCGAACGTGTACTCCGACGGGTCGAGCGAGGAGATCACGGGTCGCGCGCTGAACGCGATGACGACGCGCGAGGAGGTGGTCATCGCCACCAAGGTGCACGGCGCCATGGGGGAGGGGCCGAACTCGCGCGGGCTGTCGCGGAAGCACATCATGTGGCAGATCGACGAGAGCCTCCGCCGGCTCGGGACCGACTACGTGGACCTGTACCAGATCCACCGCTTCGACCCGGCGACGCCGCTCGAGGAGACGCTGGAGGCGCTGCACGACCTGGTGAAGGCCGGCAAGGTGCGCTACCTCGGCGCCTCGTCGATGGACGCCTGGCGGTTCTCGAAGGCGCTGCACCTGCAGCGGGCGAACGGCTGGGCGCCGTTCGTCACGATGCAGGACCACTACAACCTCGTGAACCGCGAGGAGGAGCGCGAGATGCTGCCCCTCTGCGCCGACGCGGGCGTGGGATCCCTGCCGTGGAGCCCGCTCGCCCGCGGCCGCCTCACGCGCGACTGGGACGCGTCGACCGCGCGCAGCGCGACCGACGAGTTCGGGAAGACGCTCTACGCCGCGCAGGAGGACTCCGACCGCCGGGTCGCGGCCGCGGTCGCGGAGGTGGCCGAGGCGCGTGGCGTGCCGCGCGCGCAGGTCGCGCTCGCCTGGGTGTCGCGGAACCCCGTCGTCACCGCGCCCATCGTGGGCGGCACGAAGGCGTCGCACATCGAGGACGCCGTCGCGTCGCTGGACCTCGAGCTCACGGACGACGAGGTGTCGCGGCTCGAGGAGCACTACGTGCCGCACGCGGTCGTCGGCTACTGA
- the rplJ gene encoding 50S ribosomal protein L10, producing the protein MANKEASVAELAEKFRSSNAVLLTEYRGLTVAQLKQLRKSISADATYAVVKNTLTKIAANQAGISSFDDELVGPSAIAFVHGDTVAVAKALRAFTKANPLLVVKGGYFDGNPLAADEVNKLADLESREVLLGKLAGAFKASLFGAAYLFNAPLSQAVRTVEALREKQESAQ; encoded by the coding sequence ATGGCGAACAAGGAAGCCTCGGTCGCCGAGCTCGCGGAGAAGTTCCGCAGCTCGAACGCCGTACTGCTCACCGAGTACCGCGGTCTCACCGTTGCCCAGCTCAAGCAGCTGCGGAAGAGCATCAGTGCAGACGCGACCTACGCCGTGGTGAAGAACACGCTGACCAAGATCGCGGCGAACCAGGCGGGGATCTCGTCGTTCGACGACGAGCTCGTCGGCCCGTCCGCGATCGCGTTCGTGCACGGCGACACCGTCGCCGTCGCGAAGGCGCTGCGTGCCTTCACCAAGGCCAATCCTCTTCTCGTCGTGAAGGGCGGTTACTTCGACGGCAACCCCCTGGCGGCGGACGAGGTGAACAAGCTCGCCGACCTCGAGTCGCGGGAGGTGCTGCTGGGCAAGCTCGCCGGCGCCTTCAAGGCCTCGCTCTTCGGCGCGGCGTACCTGTTCAACGCACCGCTCTCGCAGGCCGTACGCACCGTCGAGGCGCTGCGCGAGAAGCAGGAATCGGCTCAGTAG